The Mastomys coucha isolate ucsf_1 unplaced genomic scaffold, UCSF_Mcou_1 pScaffold11, whole genome shotgun sequence genome includes a window with the following:
- the Cyhr1 gene encoding cysteine and histidine-rich protein 1 isoform X1: MSGAEEAGGGGPAAGPAGAVPAGVGVGAGPGAAAGPAAAALGEAAGPGIPDEAALAGARQLQEAAGDPDAPPKKRLRAAEAAEAAAAAVAAGSGKLEERLYSVLCCTVCLDLPKASVYQCTNGHLMCAGCFIHLLADARLKEEQATCPNCRCEISKSLCCRNLAVEKAVSELPSECGFCLRQFPRSLLERHQKEECQDRVTQCKYKRIGCPWHGPFHELTVHEAACAHPTKTGNELMEILDEMDQSHRKEMQLYNSIFSLLSFEKIGYTEVQFRPYRTDDFITRLYYETPRFTVLNQTWVLKARVNDSERNPNLSCKRTLSFQLLLKSKVTAPLECSFLLLKGPYDDVRISPVIYHFVFTNESNETDYVPLPIIDSVECNKLLAAKNINLRLFLFQIQK, encoded by the exons ATGTCCGGCGCCGAGGAGGCCGGCGGGGGTGGCCCGGCTGCAGGGCCCGCGGGTGCCGTGCCGGCCGGGGTCGGGGTAGGGGCCGGGCCTGGGGCTGCCGCGGGGCCGGCTGCTGCGGCTCTGGGCGAGGCGGCGGGGCCCGGGATCCCGGACGAGGCGGCCCTGGCCGGCGCTCGGCAGCTGCAGGAGGCGGCCGGCGACCCCGACGCGCCGCCCAAGAAGCGGCTGCGGGCGGCCGAGGCAgccgaggcggcggcggcggcggtggcagcGGGCAGTGGAAAGCTGGAGGAGCGTCTCTACTCGGTGCTGTGTTGCACCGTGTGCCTGGACCTGCCCAAGGCTTCTGTGTACCAG TGTACTAATGGTCACTTGATGTGCGCTGGCTGTTTTATCCACCTACTAGCAGATGCCCGGCTGAAGGAGGAGCAGGCCACATGTCCCAACTGTCGTTGTGAGATCAGTAAGAGCCTCTGCTGCCGGAACCTGGCTGTGGAGAAAGCTGTGAGCGAGCTGCCTTCAGAGTGTGGCTTCTGTCTGCGCCAGTTCCCTCGCTCCCTCCTAGAGAGGCACCAGaaagaggaatgccaggacag GGTGACACAGTGCAAGTATAAGCGTATTGGTTGCCCATGGCATGGCCCTTTCCATGAGCTGACAGTGCATGAAGCTGCATGTGCCCACCCAACCAAGACAGGCAATGAGCTGATGGAGATCCTTGATGAGATGGACCAGAGCCACCGCAAGGAGATGCAGCTCTACAACAGCATCTTCAGCCTGCTCAGCTTTGAGAAGATCGGCTACACAG AGGTTCAGTTCCGGCCTTATCGCACTGATGACTTCATCACACGCCTGTACTATGAAACACCACGGTTCACAGTACTGAACCAGACATGGGTCCTGAAGGCTCGTGTGAATGACTCGGAGCGCAACCCCAACCTGTCGTGCAAGCGCACACTTTCCTTCCAGCTTCTCCTCAAGAGCAAGGTCACAGCACCCCTGGAGTGCTCTTTTCTTCTGCTCAAGGGCCCATATGATGATGTGAGGATCAGTCCTGTTATCTACCACTTTGTCTTCACCAATGAGAGCAATGAGACAGACTATGTGCCGCTGCCCATCATCGACTCTGTGGAGTGCAACAAGCTGCTGGCTGCCAAGAACATTAACCTGCGGCTCTTCCTGTTCCAAATACAGAAGTAG
- the Cyhr1 gene encoding cysteine and histidine-rich protein 1 isoform X3 gives MVSKPRNEWSAVLSQLVLAGVSLHAAVSSVQCTNGHLMCAGCFIHLLADARLKEEQATCPNCRCEISKSLCCRNLAVEKAVSELPSECGFCLRQFPRSLLERHQKEECQDRVTQCKYKRIGCPWHGPFHELTVHEAACAHPTKTGNELMEILDEMDQSHRKEMQLYNSIFSLLSFEKIGYTEVQFRPYRTDDFITRLYYETPRFTVLNQTWVLKARVNDSERNPNLSCKRTLSFQLLLKSKVTAPLECSFLLLKGPYDDVRISPVIYHFVFTNESNETDYVPLPIIDSVECNKLLAAKNINLRLFLFQIQK, from the exons ATGGTTTCCAAACCCAGGAATGAATGGAGCGCTGTCCTGTCCCAGCTGGTGTTGGCAGGGGTGTCTCTGCATGCAGCTGTGAGCTCTGTACAG TGTACTAATGGTCACTTGATGTGCGCTGGCTGTTTTATCCACCTACTAGCAGATGCCCGGCTGAAGGAGGAGCAGGCCACATGTCCCAACTGTCGTTGTGAGATCAGTAAGAGCCTCTGCTGCCGGAACCTGGCTGTGGAGAAAGCTGTGAGCGAGCTGCCTTCAGAGTGTGGCTTCTGTCTGCGCCAGTTCCCTCGCTCCCTCCTAGAGAGGCACCAGaaagaggaatgccaggacag GGTGACACAGTGCAAGTATAAGCGTATTGGTTGCCCATGGCATGGCCCTTTCCATGAGCTGACAGTGCATGAAGCTGCATGTGCCCACCCAACCAAGACAGGCAATGAGCTGATGGAGATCCTTGATGAGATGGACCAGAGCCACCGCAAGGAGATGCAGCTCTACAACAGCATCTTCAGCCTGCTCAGCTTTGAGAAGATCGGCTACACAG AGGTTCAGTTCCGGCCTTATCGCACTGATGACTTCATCACACGCCTGTACTATGAAACACCACGGTTCACAGTACTGAACCAGACATGGGTCCTGAAGGCTCGTGTGAATGACTCGGAGCGCAACCCCAACCTGTCGTGCAAGCGCACACTTTCCTTCCAGCTTCTCCTCAAGAGCAAGGTCACAGCACCCCTGGAGTGCTCTTTTCTTCTGCTCAAGGGCCCATATGATGATGTGAGGATCAGTCCTGTTATCTACCACTTTGTCTTCACCAATGAGAGCAATGAGACAGACTATGTGCCGCTGCCCATCATCGACTCTGTGGAGTGCAACAAGCTGCTGGCTGCCAAGAACATTAACCTGCGGCTCTTCCTGTTCCAAATACAGAAGTAG
- the Cyhr1 gene encoding cysteine and histidine-rich protein 1 isoform X2: MVSKPRNEWSAVLSQLVLAGVSLHAAVSSVQSSRGAAAGFLLQTFAAIIMLAPGLNTHEDCLAGAWVATVIGLPLLAFDFHWVNGDRSSANLLLGGGMVLAVAGGHLGPEGCSVAGQAVLLVVAVTILIVAVFTANTYGMWGGAMLGVAGLLSRLEEDRLLLLPKEDVCRWALAAGSWAYCRALHTQRLQWE, translated from the exons ATGGTTTCCAAACCCAGGAATGAATGGAGCGCTGTCCTGTCCCAGCTGGTGTTGGCAGGGGTGTCTCTGCATGCAGCTGTGAGCTCTGTACAG TCCAGTCGAGGAGCAGCTGCTGGCTTCCTGCTCCAGACCTTTGCTGCCATTATTATGTTGGCCCCAGGGCTGAACACACATGAAGACTGTCTTGCTGGAGCTTGGGTTGCCACAGTCATCGGTctgcctcttctggcttttgatTTTCACTGGGTGAATGGGGACCGCTCTTCTGCCAACCTGCTCCTGGGAGGGGGCATGGTGCTGGCAGTGGCTGGTGGTCACCTTGGCCCTGAAGGGTGCTCTGTAGCTGGGCAGGCCGTACTGCTGGTGGTTGCAGTGACCATCCTTATTGTGGCTGTTTTCACAGCTAACACTTATGGGATGTGGGGGGGTGCCATGTTGGGTGTGGCAGGCCTCTTGAGCCGGCTGGAAGAGGACAGGCTGCTCCTGCTGCCAAAAGAGGATGTCTGTCGATGGGCCCTGGCTGCAGGTAGTTGGGCCTATTGCCGTGCCCTGCACACACAGCGCCTTCAGTGGGAGTGA